The Coriobacteriia bacterium genome has a segment encoding these proteins:
- a CDS encoding ATP/GTP-binding protein, with the protein MQSVKVVVTGPFNAGKTTFIKAVSEITVLSTERQVSDASGEGGGETTVAMDFGRITISDDVVLYLFGTPGQERFSFMWETLSEGMLGFVLLVDATSKDSIRDAREMIGFFTEMSDVPFVAAANKVDAEDEAALESVRAELELTDSVPLLVVDARDKESVKAVLLGLLYRILESMG; encoded by the coding sequence ATGCAGTCTGTGAAGGTCGTGGTGACCGGGCCGTTCAACGCCGGCAAGACCACCTTCATAAAGGCGGTGAGCGAGATAACGGTGCTCTCCACCGAGCGCCAGGTGAGCGACGCCTCGGGCGAGGGCGGCGGAGAGACCACCGTGGCGATGGACTTCGGCCGGATCACGATCTCGGACGACGTCGTGCTCTACCTCTTCGGCACCCCGGGGCAGGAGCGCTTCTCGTTCATGTGGGAGACCCTCTCCGAGGGGATGCTGGGCTTCGTGCTGCTCGTCGACGCGACGAGCAAGGACTCCATACGCGACGCGCGCGAGATGATCGGCTTCTTCACCGAGATGTCCGACGTGCCCTTCGTGGCGGCGGCGAACAAGGTGGACGCCGAGGACGAGGCCGCGCTCGAGTCCGTCCGCGCGGAGCTCGAGCTCACGGACTCGGTGCCGCTGCTGGTCGTCGATGCGCGTGACAAGGAGAGCGTGAAGGCCGTGCTCCTCGGCCTGCTCTACCGCATCCTCGAGAGCATGGGGTGA